The stretch of DNA TCGAACTCCGACCGAAATGCCGCTGATCGCCGCCGCGACAGGCGCTGTTCCCTCCCGCCGACCCGTCTGGTTCATGCGCCAGGCCGGCCGTTCCCTGCCCGAGTACCGTGCGATCCGTGCCGATCGTGGAATGCTCGAATCCTGCTTCGACGCCGACCTCGTCGCCGAGATCACCATGCAGCCGGTGCGCCGTCACGACACGGATGCGGCGATCCTGTTCTCCGACATCGTCGTACCGCTCAAGGCCGCAGGTGTGGATCTGGACATCGTGCCCGGCACGGGACCGGTGATCGCGTCACCGGTGCGGACCGCCGCCGACGTCGCCGCGCTCGATCGTCTCGAACCCGACCAGGTCGGCGCGGTGAACGCGGCGATCGGGCGGCTCCTCACCGAACTCCCGTCGACGGTCGCGCTGATCGGTTTCGCCGGCGCTCCGTTCACCCTCGCGTCGTACCTGATCGAGGGCGGCCCGAGCCGCACGTACGAGAACACCAAGAGGATGATGCTCGGCGATCCCGAGCTGTGGCACACCCTGATGGGACATCTGACCGATGTGACGATCGCGTTCCTGCGCGCCCAGATCGATGCGGGCGTCGACGCCGTCCAACTGTTCGACTCGTGGGCGGGCACCCTGTCGGAGGCGTCCTACGAGGCGTTCGTCGCACCGCACGCGACGCGGGTGATGGCCGAGATCGAAGGCTACGGCGTGCCCCGCATCCACTTCGGCGTCGGCACCGGCGAACTGCTGGCGGCGATGACCCGCGTGGGCACCGATGTGATCGGCGTCGACTGGCGCATCCCGCTCGACGTGGCCGCCGAGCGCGTCGGCCGCGACGTCGCGATCCAGGGAAACCTCGATCCGACGGCGTTGCTCGCCGGTCGCGACGTGGTCCGGCG from Gordonia humi encodes:
- the hemE gene encoding uroporphyrinogen decarboxylase → MPLIAAATGAVPSRRPVWFMRQAGRSLPEYRAIRADRGMLESCFDADLVAEITMQPVRRHDTDAAILFSDIVVPLKAAGVDLDIVPGTGPVIASPVRTAADVAALDRLEPDQVGAVNAAIGRLLTELPSTVALIGFAGAPFTLASYLIEGGPSRTYENTKRMMLGDPELWHTLMGHLTDVTIAFLRAQIDAGVDAVQLFDSWAGTLSEASYEAFVAPHATRVMAEIEGYGVPRIHFGVGTGELLAAMTRVGTDVIGVDWRIPLDVAAERVGRDVAIQGNLDPTALLAGRDVVRRELTRIIDEGERAVAAGTPGHIVNLGHGVLPNTEADAITHAVELIHSL